A section of the Bacteroidota bacterium genome encodes:
- a CDS encoding DUF5011 domain-containing protein yields the protein MKKQLFLAAAVLFTAGIIWMTGCKKEDTTPPVVTLTGSASMSVSLQSATTDPGATAEDDEDGTITASSDWSSTNPNLNYVGVYTITYTATDAAGNSNTATRTVTVYNQASMTLAGTYLSSGVSYTVKDSIVALPPNTTFPQTVTFDNSTNNKIHFNKFANYSNNAGIFATIDASGSITLPSQSPTGIGSASETHTFQGTGTVTGTKFTLHFTDVNVTGGGTADDYEWFN from the coding sequence ATGAAAAAACAATTATTTCTCGCTGCCGCTGTTCTTTTCACAGCAGGCATTATCTGGATGACAGGATGTAAAAAAGAAGACACCACTCCTCCGGTTGTTACATTAACCGGCAGTGCTTCAATGAGTGTTTCTTTGCAATCAGCAACTACTGACCCTGGCGCTACTGCAGAAGACGATGAAGATGGAACAATCACTGCATCTTCTGACTGGAGCAGCACTAATCCTAATCTCAATTATGTCGGTGTATATACCATTACTTATACTGCCACAGACGCAGCTGGAAATTCCAATACTGCAACCAGAACTGTTACTGTGTACAATCAAGCTAGTATGACTTTAGCTGGAACTTATCTTTCAAGCGGAGTAAGCTACACTGTTAAAGACTCTATTGTTGCTCTCCCGCCAAATACAACTTTTCCGCAAACAGTTACATTTGATAATTCAACTAATAACAAAATTCATTTTAACAAGTTTGCTAACTATTCTAACAACGCTGGGATTTTTGCTACCATTGATGCAAGCGGCTCTATTACATTACCTTCTCAATCACCAACTGGTATTGGCTCTGCTAGCGAAACACATACATTCCAAGGAACTGGCACTGTTACTGGGACAAAATTTACTCTTCATTTTACAGATGTGAATGTTACAGGAGGAGGTACTGCTGATGATTACGAATGGTTTAATTAA
- the guaA gene encoding glutamine-hydrolyzing GMP synthase, with translation MQETILILDFGSQYTQLIARKVRELNVYCEIHPYTIVRSLENGVGGKSLSELLTPNSQLKGVILSGSPFSVRQKNSPQPDLSSIRGKIPLLGVCYGAQLLAHQCGGEVQPSKHREYGRANLSFVNNDSLLFKNISLNSQVWMSHSDTIASAPDNFEIIANTSDVKYAGFHIKPVGNLPRRSDDLRGESNGLKGEKTFGIQFHPEVYHTTEGLTLLKNFVVDICKCSQSWTPSSFIETTIAELQHKLGNDKVVMALSGGVDSTVAATLLHKAIGKNLFCIFVDNGLLRKDEFKNVLHSYKDMGLNVKGVDAKKFFYKALKGKKEPEAKRKAIGKTFIEVFDKEAKKLGAMSSELGVKRKKSSNSRLRTQNQIKWLGQGTIYPDVIESISVKGPSATIKSHHNVGGLPAKMKMKVVEPLNSLFKDEVRRVGRKLGVTENILGRHPFPGPGLGIRILGDITEEKVRILQEVDHIYIEELKSAGLYNQVWQAGAIFLPIQSVGVMGDERTYENVIALRAVTSTDGMTADWCHLPYEFLSKVSNEIINKVKGVNRVVYDISSKPPATIEWE, from the coding sequence ATGCAGGAAACCATTCTTATTCTTGATTTCGGTTCGCAATACACGCAGTTGATTGCCCGTAAAGTGCGCGAGTTGAATGTTTACTGCGAGATTCATCCGTACACAATAGTTCGGAGTTTGGAGAATGGAGTTGGGGGAAAATCCCTCTCCGAACTCCTGACTCCCAACTCCCAACTAAAAGGAGTGATTCTTTCAGGAAGTCCGTTTTCGGTTCGGCAGAAAAATTCTCCGCAACCCGATTTGAGCAGTATAAGAGGAAAGATTCCTCTGCTTGGTGTGTGTTATGGTGCACAACTGCTCGCACATCAATGTGGCGGAGAAGTTCAGCCATCGAAACATAGAGAATACGGAAGAGCAAATCTTTCTTTTGTGAATAATGATTCGCTTCTTTTCAAAAACATTTCTCTTAACTCGCAGGTGTGGATGAGCCACAGTGATACAATTGCATCGGCTCCTGATAATTTTGAGATTATCGCGAATACTTCTGATGTTAAGTATGCCGGCTTTCACATTAAGCCCGTAGGAAACTTGCCCCGTAGGTCAGACGACCTACGGGGTGAATCCAACGGGCTGAAGGGAGAAAAAACATTTGGCATTCAATTTCATCCTGAAGTGTATCACACCACCGAAGGACTAACTCTTCTGAAAAACTTTGTAGTGGATATTTGCAAATGCTCTCAATCGTGGACTCCTTCTTCTTTCATCGAAACAACTATTGCTGAACTCCAGCACAAATTAGGGAACGACAAAGTAGTGATGGCGCTTTCCGGAGGAGTAGATTCAACCGTTGCGGCAACATTGCTGCACAAAGCCATAGGGAAAAACCTCTTTTGCATTTTCGTGGATAATGGTTTGCTTCGCAAAGATGAATTCAAAAACGTGCTGCATTCGTATAAAGACATGGGCTTGAACGTGAAAGGAGTTGATGCGAAAAAGTTTTTCTACAAAGCCTTGAAAGGAAAGAAAGAGCCCGAAGCAAAACGAAAAGCCATTGGCAAAACCTTCATCGAAGTGTTTGATAAAGAAGCGAAGAAGTTAGGAGCTATGAGTTCGGAGTTAGGAGTGAAAAGGAAAAAATCTTCGAACTCCCGACTCCGAACTCAGAACCAGATTAAATGGCTGGGGCAAGGGACTATTTACCCGGATGTGATAGAAAGCATTTCAGTGAAAGGTCCTTCTGCCACCATCAAATCACATCATAATGTGGGCGGGCTTCCAGCGAAAATGAAAATGAAAGTGGTGGAACCGCTTAACTCGCTCTTTAAAGATGAAGTGAGAAGAGTGGGCAGAAAATTAGGTGTTACTGAAAACATTTTAGGAAGGCATCCGTTCCCCGGACCGGGTTTAGGGATAAGAATTCTTGGAGACATAACAGAAGAAAAGGTACGAATCTTGCAAGAGGTTGACCATATTTACATCGAAGAATTGAAAAGCGCAGGACTTTATAATCAGGTTTGGCAGGCTGGAGCAATTTTCTTGCCGATACAATCGGTGGGCGTAATGGGCGATGAACGTACGTATGAAAATGTTATCGCTCTTCGCGCAGTAACTTCTACCGATGGAATGACTGCCGACTGGTGCCATCTGCCGTATGAATTTCTCTCAAAAGTCTCCAATGAAATAATTAATAAAGTGAAAGGAGTGAATCGTGTGGTATATGACATCAGTTCAAAACCGCCCGCAACAATTGAATGGGAATGA
- a CDS encoding ABC transporter substrate-binding protein → MKEEAHPTCPSGRRESFPKGRTFNFASVKLGVRVMLLIFSLPLGGLGWAQSPTIKKSDKIETIEGKKFYIHSVEKGQTLYSIAKTYGTTVDIVLSNNQDAIDGLKAGDKLKIPFIGNTEAIKKEIEKKEITSAQTKTPLDTTQKRTAILDPKSFKEISVPVQKKDTSRFLSLRDSLTSDSLIVDENIQVALFLPLSLAMINNIDVWKIAQGDEKIPEETKIGIEFYEGMKMAFDSLKKTGFKGHLHVYDSNLDSTGFVKLMKKPELKEMDLLIGPLYGKRFETVLKFAKEYNINIVSPTLQGNNMLMGNPNVSKVTPSYATQADELAKYVAGNYAGQNIIVFNSANPKDKPYLNTFKKTANAILQKSNSDTVKEVTFSTLKNFISKTKPNIIVIPSTSQPFVIEAVNKLFLDEQENKDSIIVFGLSNFQDMESLDYGYLNALHTMVSSYNFVDYTHPQTKNFILKYRDEFKTEPTQYVFSGFDVGCFYLSGLKKYGSAMQRKLPELKHKGIQTEFSFFQSDFNSGYENKGVGIMKFENYTYTRVK, encoded by the coding sequence ATGAAAGAAGAAGCCCATCCTACCTGCCCGTCCGGCAGACGGGAATCCTTCCCCAAGGGAAGGACTTTTAATTTCGCTTCTGTGAAGTTAGGAGTTAGAGTAATGCTTCTTATTTTCTCCCTCCCTTTGGGAGGGCTGGGGTGGGCTCAGTCCCCTACAATAAAAAAATCAGATAAGATTGAAACGATAGAAGGGAAAAAATTCTATATACATTCTGTAGAAAAAGGACAAACCCTTTACTCCATTGCAAAAACTTACGGAACAACCGTGGATATTGTTCTCTCCAATAATCAGGATGCAATTGACGGACTCAAGGCAGGAGACAAACTAAAAATCCCTTTCATAGGAAACACTGAAGCAATTAAAAAAGAGATTGAAAAAAAGGAAATCACTTCTGCTCAAACAAAAACTCCACTGGATACAACACAGAAAAGAACCGCCATACTTGACCCGAAAAGTTTCAAAGAAATTTCTGTTCCCGTTCAAAAGAAAGATACTTCCAGGTTTCTGTCCCTTCGGGACTCACTTACTTCAGATAGTTTAATTGTTGATGAGAACATACAGGTTGCTCTTTTTCTCCCGCTCTCGCTGGCAATGATTAATAATATAGATGTTTGGAAAATTGCGCAGGGCGATGAAAAAATTCCGGAGGAAACAAAAATTGGCATTGAGTTTTATGAGGGAATGAAAATGGCGTTTGATTCCCTGAAAAAAACAGGATTCAAAGGGCACCTTCATGTGTATGATTCCAATCTTGATTCAACAGGATTCGTTAAACTGATGAAGAAGCCCGAATTGAAGGAAATGGATTTGCTCATTGGTCCGCTCTATGGAAAACGGTTTGAAACAGTGCTGAAGTTTGCTAAAGAATACAACATTAATATTGTTTCTCCAACATTACAAGGCAATAATATGCTGATGGGAAATCCGAACGTGAGCAAGGTTACTCCTTCCTACGCCACGCAGGCAGATGAGCTGGCAAAATATGTGGCGGGCAACTATGCGGGGCAAAATATCATTGTGTTTAACAGCGCAAATCCAAAGGACAAACCTTATCTGAACACGTTCAAGAAAACTGCAAACGCCATCCTTCAGAAATCAAATTCCGACACGGTGAAAGAAGTAACATTTTCCACGCTGAAAAATTTCATAAGTAAAACCAAACCGAACATCATTGTGATTCCGAGCACCAGCCAGCCTTTTGTTATTGAAGCGGTGAATAAACTATTTCTTGATGAGCAGGAAAACAAGGACAGTATCATTGTCTTCGGACTGAGTAATTTTCAGGATATGGAAAGTTTGGATTATGGTTATCTCAACGCGCTTCATACCATGGTTTCTTCTTACAATTTTGTTGACTACACTCATCCGCAGACAAAAAATTTCATTCTCAAATACAGAGATGAATTCAAGACAGAACCCACTCAATATGTTTTTTCAGGATTTGATGTGGGATGTTTTTACTTGAGCGGATTGAAAAAATACGGAAGCGCCATGCAGCGCAAACTTCCTGAACTAAAACACAAAGGAATTCAAACCGAGTTCAGTTTCTTTCAGTCCGATTTCAACAGCGGCTATGAAAACAAAGGCGTGGGCATTATGAAGTTTGAAAATTACACTTACACGAGGGTGAAATAA
- a CDS encoding T9SS type A sorting domain-containing protein, with the protein MPKERSFHNFFFVNRSVTILCCVLLFSFPKNSLQAATLTSIATGNWSNPATWNLGYVPLATDNAVINGAFTVTVDGNYTCNNLTVGNGATNSTLQITSAANSLTITGDLLINAGNNGNTYTLDAGPGTINVNGTFSTWGTNGTNNIQLSTGTITFAPLINLNNANKFITFTGAGIINFNAGFSCTRSQANFITVAGCTVNFLGTYTQTTNNITWNATSTAVFIGAVTINNSSRLYLGHVIIYDNAVVTTAGAGQMDIVSNLTLNTNATFTTVKDIPGNVSTVRSIDNITLNAGSIFNLNAPGTYIQLTGNWINNGGTLNGGTYTVRFEGIGNSIGGTSTTIFPDLQLGNTLNDVNYTLSQSITCNNLIFDADNSSRTLTYDATNPSLTVTGNVTMNQPTANAKTNLWDIAGGSSTISGNLIYVGTDNTVDRVCKVNVGSGTLSLSGNITWMANAVESTEEISLSGAGFITFANSLNMPQQSGTFNVTGSGTVNFNSVAAPSFYLNQPNGGAPDAVFNTAFGSTINFKNGFRNASVPVILADGSTAVFTGNGTVTPTAAITFGNVQINAGVTASLAGNISVTTNWTNLGGTFTPGTNTVTFNGTAAQTITKGGGETFYSLTSNATGPITLANNVTITNILTMTAGNYNLNGNTLTLGNAAASTLSRTAGIMYGGFFKRWWLVGTPVTSGSGNYYGLFPVGSSTDYRPVAINSTANPTTAGYVSAKHVDAITVTDIAYVDNEGTAIQRKHDMYDAMNISGLVGGTYGIDVSFTSLSTVGVLTDMKLITYTGGAPGSVGVSAATTGTVSSPTIKRTGLTAAQLQNDWVIGSKNKAATPLRPPYYSRRNGNWNDATPGNATWSRTPGGAGPSCDCTPTADALVFISSTQTVTVTAAASCDYLIIEDAATLNGTANFTVNIDLSTNNTGNFSPTSGTWLVSRNATLGSTSASSTSSSLMTITGNLTIPSSASLTLVSGLTLGGNLSNDGTLAGGASNMAFNGSLKTISGLGTITGSGIITVTNNKTILAGTNLTIAPALALAAATTVTNNGTITLSLSTSNLTGANALTSIWTNAANSVLNAAGAVLATGVLNASASPNTVNYNSGGAQSVKRPSGAGNPYYNLTISNASTKTLTVGSITVTNMLTIQNAAIFNDAGFAVTGVAGLTMSGTSSYVILNNTNPVPSLSGVGAYNITGGTIVFSRGGGQSIRGLNVIPVAYYNVDFSGSGTKTLQGNITVQKDLTISGTTTVLDVNLVAGNNYNITLAGNWSVTATTNGDHLNERAANGTVIFNGTNQQTINWGAFDNTRTFNNLLINNSTPASAILMASPTTVSKQLDLTDGHIVNGSNVLAMGTGGSVALSASPQDSSFVKGQMAYSINTAVTRTYPIGKDNDYRRVDLNVTQSSTATYTIEMINSSAQALGYSAGILGWVSDIRYFNVTQSSNTGFTNAQFRTYYQCTEKNDVVQDLPNLKIAQDNGLGTWQDRGGAAAGALCDGANYAGDILSASFTPFHAGVNKFALANSSGGSNPLPVDLLSFDANPNGNIVDVTWTTASELNSDFFMVQRSKDGTTFENIEKVNGAGNSSSEKNYSTSDYEPYSGISYYRLKQVDNDGKTTFSNMVAVKFQSEMGISVYPNPTIGPFNVSVQAKAGDEVLIVVRDLNGREFYSKIVILHNDKEVFAIDPSGKLAAGVYIVVATSNDTIYEKKIVIK; encoded by the coding sequence ATGCCAAAAGAAAGAAGTTTTCATAATTTTTTTTTTGTGAACAGAAGTGTAACTATTTTATGTTGTGTTCTTCTTTTTTCTTTTCCTAAAAATTCATTACAAGCCGCCACACTCACTTCCATAGCCACCGGCAACTGGAGCAATCCTGCCACATGGAATCTGGGCTACGTGCCCCTCGCCACCGATAATGCAGTGATCAACGGAGCATTTACAGTAACCGTTGACGGAAACTACACCTGCAACAATCTCACGGTAGGCAATGGCGCGACAAACTCCACGCTGCAAATCACCTCTGCCGCCAACAGTTTGACCATCACGGGCGATTTGTTGATTAATGCCGGCAACAACGGAAATACATATACGCTCGATGCAGGACCCGGAACCATAAACGTGAACGGAACATTTTCCACATGGGGAACAAACGGAACCAATAACATTCAGCTTTCTACCGGCACCATCACATTTGCTCCGTTGATAAATCTCAATAATGCAAACAAGTTCATTACATTTACCGGTGCAGGAATAATAAATTTTAATGCCGGTTTCTCCTGCACACGAAGCCAGGCAAATTTTATTACCGTTGCCGGATGCACCGTAAATTTTCTTGGCACTTACACGCAAACAACCAATAACATTACATGGAATGCAACGTCCACCGCTGTGTTTATTGGCGCTGTTACTATTAATAATTCATCAAGATTATATTTAGGTCATGTTATTATTTATGATAATGCCGTGGTAACCACCGCTGGGGCAGGGCAAATGGACATAGTAAGTAATTTGACATTAAACACTAATGCCACATTTACAACTGTAAAAGATATTCCCGGCAATGTGAGCACAGTACGTAGCATAGATAATATAACGCTCAATGCCGGCTCCATTTTTAATTTAAATGCACCCGGAACTTATATTCAGCTTACAGGCAACTGGATAAATAACGGGGGAACTCTGAATGGCGGAACCTATACTGTAAGATTTGAAGGAATAGGAAACAGTATTGGCGGAACATCCACCACCATTTTTCCTGATTTGCAACTAGGGAATACACTCAATGATGTGAATTACACATTAAGCCAAAGCATTACCTGCAATAATTTAATTTTTGATGCTGATAACAGTTCACGAACTCTCACGTATGATGCAACAAATCCTTCTTTGACTGTAACCGGAAATGTTACCATGAACCAGCCCACTGCAAATGCAAAAACCAATTTATGGGATATTGCAGGTGGCAGTTCAACCATTAGTGGTAATTTAATTTATGTTGGCACTGACAATACCGTTGACCGTGTTTGTAAAGTAAATGTAGGCAGCGGAACTCTTTCGCTAAGCGGAAATATAACATGGATGGCAAATGCAGTAGAATCTACCGAAGAAATTTCGCTTAGCGGAGCCGGATTCATCACCTTTGCTAATTCTCTAAATATGCCTCAGCAATCCGGTACATTTAATGTCACTGGAAGTGGCACAGTAAATTTTAATAGCGTTGCTGCCCCTTCTTTTTATTTAAATCAACCCAATGGCGGAGCCCCCGATGCTGTATTTAATACTGCCTTTGGTTCCACCATTAATTTCAAAAATGGTTTTAGAAATGCCAGTGTTCCAGTTATCCTTGCTGATGGAAGCACTGCCGTATTTACTGGAAATGGAACTGTTACACCTACTGCTGCTATAACATTCGGCAATGTGCAGATAAATGCTGGTGTAACTGCAAGTCTTGCAGGAAATATTTCTGTTACCACTAACTGGACAAACCTTGGCGGAACATTTACGCCCGGAACAAACACAGTTACCTTTAACGGAACCGCTGCTCAAACCATCACCAAAGGAGGAGGAGAAACATTTTATAGCCTCACATCAAATGCAACCGGACCCATTACACTTGCGAACAATGTTACTATAACGAATATACTTACAATGACTGCCGGCAATTACAATCTGAATGGTAATACACTTACACTTGGTAATGCTGCTGCATCCACGCTTTCACGAACTGCAGGCATTATGTATGGCGGATTTTTTAAACGATGGTGGCTTGTCGGCACACCGGTTACAAGCGGCAGCGGAAATTATTACGGATTATTTCCTGTCGGAAGTTCTACTGATTACAGACCTGTTGCAATTAACTCAACAGCAAATCCTACCACAGCAGGATATGTTTCTGCCAAACATGTGGATGCAATCACAGTTACAGATATTGCTTATGTAGACAATGAAGGCACTGCTATTCAGCGCAAGCACGATATGTATGATGCAATGAACATCTCAGGGCTTGTAGGCGGAACTTATGGTATAGATGTTTCATTTACCTCCCTATCAACCGTTGGCGTACTCACAGACATGAAACTGATCACTTATACTGGCGGTGCGCCAGGTTCGGTGGGAGTAAGCGCTGCAACTACAGGAACAGTTTCTTCTCCAACAATAAAACGAACAGGTTTAACTGCTGCACAGTTACAAAACGATTGGGTAATAGGGAGTAAAAATAAAGCTGCAACACCATTGCGTCCACCTTATTATTCACGAAGAAACGGAAACTGGAACGATGCAACTCCCGGAAATGCCACATGGTCACGCACTCCTGGTGGAGCAGGACCAAGTTGCGACTGCACTCCAACAGCCGATGCGCTGGTTTTTATTTCTTCTACTCAAACAGTAACGGTAACAGCTGCTGCAAGTTGCGATTATTTAATCATTGAAGATGCCGCCACATTGAACGGAACAGCAAACTTTACAGTGAATATTGATCTTTCAACCAATAATACTGGAAATTTTTCTCCCACTTCCGGAACATGGCTGGTAAGCCGCAATGCAACGCTCGGCAGCACAAGCGCATCGTCAACTTCTTCAAGTCTAATGACTATTACGGGTAACTTGACCATTCCTTCAAGCGCTTCATTGACCTTAGTTTCCGGATTAACCTTGGGCGGCAATTTATCAAATGACGGAACTCTTGCAGGAGGAGCCAGTAACATGGCTTTTAACGGCAGCCTAAAAACTATCAGTGGTCTTGGAACAATAACAGGAAGCGGAATCATAACAGTAACAAACAACAAAACAATTCTTGCCGGCACTAACCTTACTATTGCTCCTGCGCTGGCTCTTGCTGCCGCCACAACCGTTACAAACAACGGCACAATAACTTTGAGCTTATCAACTTCAAATTTAACTGGCGCAAATGCCCTCACTTCTATATGGACGAATGCTGCCAACTCTGTTCTAAATGCAGCAGGTGCTGTTTTAGCCACAGGAGTATTAAATGCATCAGCATCTCCTAATACAGTTAATTACAATAGTGGTGGGGCGCAATCAGTAAAAAGACCTTCAGGTGCGGGAAACCCATATTATAATCTTACTATTTCAAATGCAAGTACAAAAACTCTTACTGTCGGAAGCATTACCGTAACTAATATGCTGACAATTCAGAACGCAGCTATTTTTAACGATGCCGGGTTTGCTGTAACGGGTGTGGCAGGTCTTACGATGAGCGGAACATCAAGCTATGTAATTCTCAATAATACAAATCCTGTTCCTTCTTTATCCGGTGTAGGCGCCTACAACATTACAGGAGGAACTATTGTATTTAGCCGTGGTGGAGGTCAAAGTATCAGGGGATTAAATGTTATTCCTGTGGCTTATTATAATGTTGATTTTTCAGGTTCCGGCACTAAAACTCTTCAGGGAAATATTACAGTTCAAAAAGATTTGACAATATCCGGCACTACTACAGTTCTTGATGTGAATTTAGTGGCTGGAAATAATTATAATATTACTCTTGCAGGTAATTGGTCGGTAACAGCAACAACAAATGGAGACCATTTAAACGAGCGTGCGGCTAATGGAACAGTAATTTTTAACGGAACTAATCAGCAAACTATTAATTGGGGTGCTTTTGACAACACAAGAACTTTTAATAATCTGCTAATAAATAATTCTACTCCTGCGTCAGCAATCCTTATGGCATCTCCAACTACTGTTTCAAAACAATTAGATCTTACAGATGGTCATATTGTTAATGGCTCAAACGTGCTAGCAATGGGCACGGGCGGATCTGTTGCTCTTAGTGCCTCTCCGCAAGACAGCAGTTTTGTGAAAGGGCAAATGGCATATAGTATCAATACTGCTGTAACACGAACATATCCGATAGGAAAAGACAATGATTATCGCAGAGTTGATTTAAATGTGACTCAATCATCTACTGCCACCTATACCATTGAAATGATAAATAGTTCAGCCCAAGCATTAGGATATTCAGCCGGAATATTAGGATGGGTTTCGGATATCCGTTATTTTAATGTAACGCAATCATCTAATACAGGTTTTACAAATGCACAGTTCAGAACTTATTATCAATGTACTGAAAAGAATGATGTAGTGCAGGATTTACCAAATTTAAAAATCGCGCAGGATAACGGGTTGGGAACATGGCAGGATAGAGGAGGTGCTGCTGCTGGCGCTCTTTGCGATGGCGCAAATTATGCAGGTGATATTTTATCTGCAAGTTTCACTCCATTTCATGCAGGTGTCAATAAATTCGCTTTGGCAAATTCTTCCGGTGGATCAAATCCTCTGCCCGTTGACCTGCTTTCATTTGATGCAAATCCAAATGGAAATATTGTGGATGTAACATGGACAACCGCTTCTGAATTAAATAGCGATTTCTTTATGGTTCAGCGCTCAAAAGATGGAACTACTTTTGAAAATATTGAGAAAGTGAATGGCGCAGGTAACAGTTCATCTGAAAAAAATTATTCCACTTCAGATTATGAACCCTACAGCGGTATTTCCTATTACCGTCTGAAACAAGTGGATAATGACGGAAAAACTACTTTCAGCAATATGGTAGCTGTTAAATTTCAAAGCGAAATGGGAATCTCTGTTTATCCCAATCCCACTATCGGTCCGTTTAATGTAAGTGTGCAGGCAAAGGCAGGAGATGAGGTGCTGATTGTTGTAAGAGATTTAAATGGCAGGGAATTTTATTCTAAGATTGTGATATTGCATAATGATAAAGAAGTATTTGCAATTGATCCTTCCGGAAAACTAGCAGCAGGGGTTTATATTGTAGTTGCAACTTCCAATGATACTATCTACGAAAAGAAAATTGTGATTAAGTGA
- a CDS encoding type B 50S ribosomal protein L31, whose product MKKGIHPDSYRFVVFKDVSNDYAFLTRSTAETKDTIKWEDGNTYPLVKLEISNTSHPYFTGKMKLIDTAGRVDKFRTRYEKKGKK is encoded by the coding sequence ATGAAAAAAGGCATTCACCCCGACAGTTACCGTTTCGTAGTATTTAAAGATGTTTCTAATGACTACGCATTCCTTACCCGCTCCACCGCTGAAACAAAAGATACCATTAAATGGGAAGACGGAAATACCTATCCCTTAGTGAAACTTGAGATATCAAATACTTCTCACCCCTACTTCACCGGCAAAATGAAATTGATTGACACTGCAGGGCGTGTGGATAAGTTCCGCACTCGCTACGAGAAGAAAGGGAAGAAATAA
- a CDS encoding 2,3,4,5-tetrahydropyridine-2,6-dicarboxylate N-succinyltransferase, translating to MKEIIESAWTNRELLKEVKTQDAIREVIEQLDKGKIRVAEPSSNGWIVNEWIKKAVILYFPIQKMETMNAGPLEFHDKMKLKTNYEKLGVRVVPHAVARYGAYLASGVIMMPSYVNIGAYVDIGTMVDTWATVGSCAQIGKNVHLSGGVGIGGVLEPVQAAPVIIEDGCFIGSRCIVVEGVRIEKEAVLGANVVLTMSTKIIDVSGSSPKEYKGVVPPRSVVISGTYTKKFPAGDYNVQCALIIGKRKESTDLKTSLNNALREYDVTV from the coding sequence ATGAAAGAAATTATTGAATCGGCATGGACAAACCGCGAACTGCTGAAGGAAGTTAAAACGCAGGATGCAATCCGTGAAGTGATAGAACAACTGGACAAAGGAAAAATCCGTGTGGCTGAGCCATCTTCAAATGGATGGATAGTAAACGAGTGGATAAAAAAAGCCGTGATACTTTATTTCCCGATTCAGAAAATGGAAACGATGAATGCCGGTCCGCTTGAGTTTCATGATAAGATGAAACTGAAAACAAATTATGAAAAATTGGGAGTGCGCGTGGTTCCGCATGCGGTGGCACGCTATGGCGCGTATCTGGCTTCGGGAGTTATCATGATGCCTTCCTACGTGAACATTGGCGCTTATGTTGACATCGGAACGATGGTGGACACATGGGCAACTGTGGGTTCCTGCGCGCAGATAGGAAAAAATGTTCACCTCAGCGGTGGCGTTGGAATTGGCGGTGTGCTGGAACCCGTTCAGGCAGCGCCAGTGATTATTGAGGACGGATGTTTCATCGGCTCACGATGCATAGTGGTTGAAGGCGTTCGTATAGAAAAAGAAGCGGTGCTGGGCGCAAATGTAGTACTCACCATGAGCACAAAAATTATTGATGTAAGCGGAAGTTCACCCAAAGAATACAAAGGAGTTGTTCCTCCGCGCTCGGTAGTTATTTCTGGAACATACACGAAAAAATTTCCTGCGGGAGATTACAACGTGCAGTGCGCGCTTATCATCGGAAAAAGAAAAGAAAGCACTGATTTGAAAACTTCTCTGAACAATGCGCTGAGGGAGTATGATGTGACGGTGTGA